The sequence below is a genomic window from Selenomonas ruminantium subsp. lactilytica TAM6421.
ATCCGCTGTTATATTGATGACGCTCAAGTCAATACACCTCCCAGAATTCTCGAGTTTGTAGTGGCCTCATAATATTCCTGCATGGACAGATTCACGTCGAGGCCTGCAACAGTACCATCGATGTAGTGTGTCGCGGTGGCCTCAACACTTTCAATGAGCCATTTTTTCCCTACAGGCTTACCACTAACCACAAAAGTCAGCACTTCACCGGTCTCACAATAACTGCGGAGTATTTCAAGGCATGATTCTGGGTTTACTCCGAGCCACTTTCGTAACTTGATGCCTAAAGTCAATGTCGTGATATCTGGCCCTTGGAACTCTAGCACTGGTTTGCTGGCAATGATGTCATGTTTTGCGATGCGGGCCTTGAAACTTCGCTTATATTCATCAAAAGTAAGACAGTCATTATAAGCAGCTACTTTAAAGGTCACATCTCCCAGGGACCCTATCTCATTGGCGGCCCCAGGGTTAACACCCAGCGCCTTTGCGTATTTATTTATCGCACTGGTTAAGCCTTTCATGCCGGCTTTTTTCAATTTACTTTTCCAATCCATAGCTCAACCTCCAACGAAAACATTTCCGCTCCCTGCTGCAATACTGCCCCCACAGGATACAGGATCACCAACGCGTCCCGCTGGACTGCTGTTGATGAATACCGTAGAACTGCCTGAGGCAATCACTCCACTGTGTGCGGAATGAGCAGGGCAAGAATGTGGGGCATAACTATCGCCCACACGGCCTGCGCCTATGCCATTAATGAACACGTTGCTACTAGCGGATACCAAAGACGTAGGCGGGCATGCATCATGTCCTGTATCGGCATCACCCAATCTTGTAATTGCTGGCATTTCCCCCCTCCTTAGTTGATATTGACCGTCGAGCCATTGATGACTACAGGCCCTGTACATTGTATGGTCAATCCGCCCGTAGCTCGGTTAAACTCTACAAAAGAGCCGTCGCCAAAGTCTATGCGGCGGATATCGCCATTCGTACTATTAGGGGGCTGCGCTTCACTAAAGAATGTTCCCAGTATAAAGCCATTGGAGTTAGAATATAAATAGTACAAGTCAAAATGAGAAATCCTAAATAAGTTCATGACATGGTACAATATATGTACCTATCTTGAGGAGGATTTCAGAATGGCTAAACAACATGACAAACAGTTTAAACTTGACGCAATTCAATATTACGAAGATCATAAGGAGCTTGGCTTGCGTGGCTGTGCCAATAACCTTGGCATCGGTTACAGCACTTTGACCAAGTGGCGGAAAGAACTTCGTGACTCCGGCGATATCGTTGTAAGAGGTTCCGGCAACTACGAATCCGATGAACAGAAAGAAATTGCCAGATTACGCCGTGAATTGCGCGATACGAAAGACGCACTTGACGTGTTAAAAAAAGCCATCAGCATTCTGGGAAAATAACAGAGGCCATTTATCTTCAGGTCTCTGAACAGGCGGAAATTGCAAAAGAAGAAGGACGCCCTATTTCCGTCTCCGGAATGCTGCGAAAACTTGGCGTTTCACGCTCGGGCTATAACGCTTGGCGCCATCGTCTGCCATCAGACACATCAATAAGGCGACAGGAAGTAAAAGAACAAATCCAGCGAATCTACGATGAGTCTCATCAAAATTATGGTGCACCTAAAATCACATCAGAACTGCGTAAAGCCGGAGAAATCATCTCTGAAAGGACTATAGGTCAGTATATGCGCCAGATGGGGCTTCGTGCTCAATGGGTTAAGCCCTTGGTTCCAACTACCGTTGATCCAGACTTCAGTGACAGTCTGCAGAACATCTTGGATGAACAATTTAATCCGGAACGGCCTAATGCGGTTTGGTGTTCAGACATCACTTATGTATGGACAATTGACGGATTTGTATACTTGACCAGCATTATGGACTTGTACTCTCGCAAAATCATCGCATGGACGCTTTCTGACAGCTTAGAAGTAAGCTGCGTAACGGAAACAATTCAAAAATCGAAATTACGCCGCAACCTCGATTTACCACTGATTATCCACTCAGACCGAGGCAGCCAATACGTAGCTAAAGAATATAAGAAGGCCACCGCACGAATGCAGCGGAGCTATTCCAAGAAAGCTTATCCATGGGATAATGCCTGTATCGAGTCATTTCACGCATTGATAAAGCGTGAATGGTTGAACCGCTTTAGAATCAGGGATTTTAATCATGCTCACAGCCTAATTTTTGAGTATATTGAAGCATTTTATAATACAAAGCGGATTCACAGCCATTGTGGATATCTTTCGCCAGATGACTTTGAAAAACTTTACAAGGCGAGCGTTGCTAGAGAAGCACTATTGGTAAGCTGAAAATAATTAAAATTTCTCATTTTATGTTGTACTAAATCTTGACATAGGACCAGCTGTCCGTGACAACCTGTTTGTTTTGAATTTCTACCAATGCTTCACTCAACGCTGATTTCCTCCTTACACTGCCATATTTGTGGTATCAATAAGCTCACTCGCAAACAAGTAGTCGTAATCCATATTGGAAAAGAACTTGTTATGAATAGTGATGGCCTCCTGAATTGAGATATTGCCCTTCCCCCTTAGCTTGGCATCCAGCCATGCAGGGTTACGCCCCACTGCCGCAGATACCTGAGCATAACTAAGTCCATATCGGGCCATCTCAGCTTTTAGATTTGGAAACATCTTACTTTACCTCCTTACTACGATATTCGGACTCTTTTTTCGTTCTAATACGAAACTCGTTGTTCATGGCTATAATATAATACGGGTCTCGTAATATGTCAACTGATTTTTTCGTATTTCTACGGATTTATCTATTTTATATTTACGGATTTTCGTAGAAATGTTATAATGAAGCTATGAAAGAAGGCGATAAAATGATGGCCCCAAGCGAAAAAATACAGATATGTTTAGATATGAAAAATTTAAAGCGGAAAGATTTGGCCACAGCTGCAAACATGCCTGCGTCTACTATTTCTGACTTTCTAAACGGCAAGACCACAAAATTGGACATAACAAAAGCCCAGAGCATTGCAAACACTCTGGGCTGTACACTCGATTATTTAGTTGGCGACGATACTATTGGCGTTGATATTAGCACGGCACTCAAGGCCGAGCGTGAAGAACACGGAGAAACCACTGACATCGTTTCCTTGAATACAAAAATCCCCGAAGCACTTATTATGAAATACGAACACGGAGATGAGCCTGTCAGCTTTTTCCTCTTTGGCAAGCTGTGCGAACACTACGACCTGTCCGTATGGGACTTTCTGCAGAAGTACGACTTCTACGATGAATACATCCCGCCTCATTTCAATGGTGATGCTGGCGCCTACGAAGCCTTTAAGAAGGCCGAGCGCGAGGATGCGCTCAAATCATCCGCCGGCTACCCGGAACTTAGGGATATTGTAGAAAAAGGAATGTATGTAGTTAATGGCCAGCCTGCGAGAAGGTCTTTTTATCGTGACCTCCATTTAGATGTCGAGCGGATTTATATGCATCCTTATGCAGTTTGGGCGCCGAACGAGAACATCAAGGGCGATGAAGAAGCTGCTGTAGAGGAATTTGTTTCTGTGACAAAACAATACGCCACTGATGCGCAAGTCGCAAATCTGGAACATGCGCTCGCAAATGCCAAAAACCTAGATGAACGCGTTAAAACGGCTATGGCCTATTATTATGAAATCGTTATAGACAGATAGTGCCCCCGGTTATCCTCCCTAATTCAGCAAAACTACCAAAATGGTACTTTTGAACCTCCACGACATCGACTACCGCTTGATGGAGCAGTTCCATATAGAGCTGAAATGGGCATAACAAAAAGCCGCCCATAAGGACGGCTAAAGAAAGAAGCGGATATTATTGGCTACCATTCAGGATCATATACGGTTATCAACAAATACGTACCCAATTTTCGAAATGGCGGAAACTATCCAGCGCATCTACAATCCGCCGGCACTAAAGGCATTTCAGAACGCCATTCAGATACCCTGCGCTTCACCGGCTATGCAAACTACTGCGATTACAGCTCAGCTTACGCAGGCGCAGGCTATAACGGCAGCGGCATTCCACCCCGCTATTGAGGCTGTTGCAATGTACCAACAACCATATATGTCTATGGCTGCGGCAATGACTGAATATCAAAGAACGCTGGCACATATTTCCAGAATCCCCGAGCTGATGAAGATTCAAAATACAATTCTCCAATTAGAACATTTCATCCCAGCCGTTATAATGCCTCCTGCACTATCAAATGTATCAACACTGCTCCCTGCTTTAGAATATCTTCACACTGAACAGCCGGATTCTTATCAACAGATTGATACCATTTTGTCCGTTGAAATGGATAAAGATACTCCTATTGAGCAATACATTCAAAACCTGTTGTTGAAGATTAAAGACACCACTACTGCTAGTATATCTGATTTACCACAATATCTGTTTGGATTAGCACAATCTTTAGATTTAGTCTCACCTTTCGTTGATGAGCCCGCGAGAACCAGTATCGACCAGTTAAATTCACTTCTTATTGTACTGGCGTATGTAATTCTTCAAAACATCCCAAAAAGCAAGTAATATCATCAAATAAGCTGCAGTTTTCCAAGGATTTACCGACATTCTTATAATTGTAGCAGCAGCCATAGCTACTATGACAATATGGATTATAAGCTTGTACATTATTCTCCCTCACTTTCTGCAATATATCTAGGTATATTATACCATTTTATTGCAAAAAGTGCTCTACGCTTTTATGCATAAATATGAACCTCGCAATATAAAAAAAGCCGCCCGGATGAACAACTCGATAAAGAAAGGATAGGTATTATGGATTTTCTAGATTTACTCCCATTTACCACAACAAAAATTGAAGCCACCACGAATACTGGTCAGCTTTCTACAGGTACGGGTTTTTTCTTTGCCTTTAATTCTGACCAACAACAATCATATATTCCCGTATTAATAACCAATCGTCATATGATTGAAAATATGCTATCCATTACTATAAAAATCACCACAAAGAAAAACAATATGCCACAGATAGGTAATTATCTCCCCTTCACCATAGAGCTTAATAAAAGGTATGTGATTATGCATCCCGATAAAGGCATCGATTTATCAATAATTATATTAGCTCCGTATATTAGTCCGCATATAAAGTCCTTATTTATACCATACCTTTCTAAGGAAAACATTGCCACAGAAAAAGAATTACAACATATTAATATTTTACATGACATAATCATGGTTGGATATCCAGATGGAATATCAGACGAAATCAATAATATGCCTATTTTCCGAAAAGGAATTACAGCTACCAATCCATCTATTGACTATAATGGACGTCATGAATTCCTAATAGATGCATCTTGTTTCCCTGGTTCCAGCGGCTCACCAGTGATGTCATACGAAAATGGCATGGTCAAAGATGCTGATGGTAATTTTACAATTAATTATGGCACAAAACTAATCGGAATCCAATCGAAAACTTTTCTGCATAATTCTAACGGAAAAATTGTACCAATAGAAATCCCAACACAAGTCATACCAGGAGTTATTACGTCTATTCCCAACAATCTTGGTATTGTTGTAAAAGCATCATGCATACTCGATTTTGAATCACTTCTTCCACCGCACTAAAATATAACATCTGTAAATTTTGTATACCTCTTGAGAACAGTATAATCCATAAATCAAGCCCCCACGCTCGATAAGGAAAGGAATGATGCTATGAATTTTAGCAAGAACCATTTGCGCGATAAAGCAAACAGCGCAGATTTTAGGCAGTTTCGTCGATCCGTATTCCGCGAATACGCCAGTTTCCTAAAAGAAAAGATACAGCACAATTATGAGTGGTCAGTGAAGTTCATCCTTCATTAGAAGCGCCACAAGACGTAAAAGCACCCCTCGATAGTGAAATTAAAGGATTCATAAAGGCTACTAAGGATATCAAATTGCTATCTTCCTCATCTGAAGAACCTTCTACGGACAATATCTCTGACGATACGCCCACAAATGGCAATCCTACCGAAGAATGATTTTGCTTCGTCATTCTCCGCTTTGAGCTGAACCATCTCGAAAAATTCCAAATCCGTCTCAAAACGTTCCAACATATATTTGAGGAAATCGTTATCTATAGGCTTTTCCTCCATCGCCCTTATTTGCTGATGCTGAACTTTTACGCACGATACGATTTCCTTTTCATGGAGTGCCAGCAGGAATGAATTGAGAAACTTCATCATGTTCGACCGCCTCACTTTCTGCAATATTATCACCTATATTATACTATTTTATTGCAAAAATATCACAAATAAGCCGCCCGGATAGATGACATACGAAAGGACTGATATCAATGATTAAGAAAATAGCGCTGGCAACACTGACCGCAGTATGCCTCTCCATGGCAACTCCTGCCCTAGCTTCTGACTATCTGGCGAATCCGCGCTCTATGAAATTCCATTACGCATCCTGCCGGACCATCAAGCATCCCGAGAACTTTATCCCGTACAGTTCCCGTGATGAAGCCATTACAGATGGTTATGTCAGCTGTGGAGTATGTAAACCATAAAAATAAGCCGCCCGGATGGACGGCATGTAGAAAGGATATGTTGATATAATGCAGTTACCCCTATTTTCTGATGAAGAACTTCCTCAAGGCTATTGGTTTGTACGAACCGAAGGTGGAAAGTACTACCGTGAATTTAAAGAGAATGGCTATATCGCAATAAACTGGAATGACTTTGTTGATCTTGATGAAATCACTGACCTTACCCTGAGACAATTAAAAGATAAAGTCAAAGACCATTACGAAGGCGAAAAGCGTCCTGGCGTTGCGGCTGCGCAAATGCAAACTTTTGTTGGCACGATGCGTAAAAATGATATTGTACTTATTCCAAATGCCCGATCCAGAGAGATTTCCTTCGGTATTGTTAAGTCCGATGCCTATATACAGTCAAAAGATGATATTCAAGAAGGAAAATGTCCTTTCCGAAAGCGGCGAAACATAAAATGGATAAAAACGGTTGACCGCGCAAATCTGGACCCATATCTGTATAGCTTAATCAATACCCATCATTCTATTTCTAGCGCAAGCAAATGCAGTAACTTCATTAACAGAACATTATTTGACTTCTATGGTAATGATGAAGAGACTCATCTCATATTTAACGTTACTACTCATGAGCCTATCAAGAACTCTGAACTACGCGTTTTAATGAACAGCATCTATGGCGTAGCTGAGATATTCAATAATGCGCACCCAGAATTATCCGTAGACATGGATGATGTTATCTTTAAAGCTAGTGTTAATTCGCCAGGTCCTATCGAATGGGTAGGAAAAAAGAAGAATATGGTTTTTGTTCTTGTACTTCTTCACTTTTTCGTTGGCGGAACGCTTGACGTCGGTCCAGTTCATTGGGAAACCAAAGGGGTTATTGGCTACGCGATGGATGCTTACAAGGAATATAATGATAACCATCTAAAGGAAATGGAGCTAACTAAAAAGGTCCTTGAAGAAAAACTGCCAGTTCCTAAACAAGGTATCCAGGAACTACAGGCTTCCAACAAGGACCTCTAACCACCATCATTTATACGGCGACGAAATGGTGAAGAAATTTATCAGAATGACAAGTGATACTGTTATCCCGATAAGATTTCTATAGACAGGCTTTAACAAGCCCTTACAAAAACGTTTCAGCGGAATATCAACAAGTACCCACAACAGATAAAAGACTAACAAAAATGTGATGGCGCATGACAAATAGTGCATTACTAACATGATAACCATCCCCCTTTAGCCTCTATTATAACGAGCTTCGCCATGAAAATCTAGTAGCTTGCAATAAAAAAGGAAGGATTCCCATGTTCAAGAAAATAGCTTTGGCCACGCTGGCCGCTGTCTGTGTATCAATAGCTACCCCTGCCCTGGCATCTGACTATCTCGGTAATCCCAAGTCGATGAAGTTCCACTACTCCAGCTGCTCCACAATAAAGCATCCGGAAAGGTTCGTGGAGTTCAGCACCCGTGACGATGCCATTGCTGCGGGATATGTACCGTGCAAGCGGTGCAATCCGTAATCACCACTATATATAGTATAAGAAGGTTATTTTAGCAGAATATCTAGTCTTTGTCAATTTTTTCTTGACATCAAGTTTATTTTTGTTATAATGGAGAGCAAGAAGAGAGTGCTGATGTCTCCTACGGGAGCTCGGCGCGGGAATAGTCCTCTCCATTATTGGAGGGGGCTATTTTTGTTATGACAACACCCGCAAAGCCATTCCGAACTCTATCGGAACAGATTGAACTACTGAAGAGCCGTGATTTAATCATTACGGACGATGAGCAGGCCAAAAAACTTCTTCTCAGCAACAACTATTACAACATCATCAATGGGTATAGCAAGTTTTTCCCGACCAATCAGGATCACTATACAAATGGAACATCCCTTGATGAGGTAATCCGTTTATACACCTTTGATGTGGAGCTAAAGCAGGCCTTTTTCAAAGCAGTCCTTGCTGTTGAGGCACACTTAAAAGCCATTTTTGCCTACCATTTTGCAGAAGCATATCATCATATACGTTATTCGTATCTTGATATCGCCTGTTATGATCAGAATCGCGTTCTGGATGCGGTTCAAACTATCCACAAGTTATCAGGCATAATCAATCATCAAAATAAATTCTCCGACTCCAGTATCCATCATTATGTG
It includes:
- a CDS encoding phage tail protein; amino-acid sequence: MDWKSKLKKAGMKGLTSAINKYAKALGVNPGAANEIGSLGDVTFKVAAYNDCLTFDEYKRSFKARIAKHDIIASKPVLEFQGPDITTLTLGIKLRKWLGVNPESCLEILRSYCETGEVLTFVVSGKPVGKKWLIESVEATATHYIDGTVAGLDVNLSMQEYYEATTNSRILGGVLT
- a CDS encoding PAAR domain-containing protein, with the translated sequence MYRACSHQWLDGQYQLRRGEMPAITRLGDADTGHDACPPTSLVSASSNVFINGIGAGRVGDSYAPHSCPAHSAHSGVIASGSSTVFINSSPAGRVGDPVSCGGSIAAGSGNVFVGG
- a CDS encoding transposase translates to MAKQHDKQFKLDAIQYYEDHKELGLRGCANNLGIGYSTLTKWRKELRDSGDIVVRGSGNYESDEQKEIARLRRELRDTKDALDVLKKAISILGK
- a CDS encoding IS3 family transposase, yielding MYLQVSEQAEIAKEEGRPISVSGMLRKLGVSRSGYNAWRHRLPSDTSIRRQEVKEQIQRIYDESHQNYGAPKITSELRKAGEIISERTIGQYMRQMGLRAQWVKPLVPTTVDPDFSDSLQNILDEQFNPERPNAVWCSDITYVWTIDGFVYLTSIMDLYSRKIIAWTLSDSLEVSCVTETIQKSKLRRNLDLPLIIHSDRGSQYVAKEYKKATARMQRSYSKKAYPWDNACIESFHALIKREWLNRFRIRDFNHAHSLIFEYIEAFYNTKRIHSHCGYLSPDDFEKLYKASVAREALLVS
- a CDS encoding helix-turn-helix domain-containing protein, whose product is MMAPSEKIQICLDMKNLKRKDLATAANMPASTISDFLNGKTTKLDITKAQSIANTLGCTLDYLVGDDTIGVDISTALKAEREEHGETTDIVSLNTKIPEALIMKYEHGDEPVSFFLFGKLCEHYDLSVWDFLQKYDFYDEYIPPHFNGDAGAYEAFKKAEREDALKSSAGYPELRDIVEKGMYVVNGQPARRSFYRDLHLDVERIYMHPYAVWAPNENIKGDEEAAVEEFVSVTKQYATDAQVANLEHALANAKNLDERVKTAMAYYYEIVIDR
- a CDS encoding S1 family peptidase, producing the protein MDFLDLLPFTTTKIEATTNTGQLSTGTGFFFAFNSDQQQSYIPVLITNRHMIENMLSITIKITTKKNNMPQIGNYLPFTIELNKRYVIMHPDKGIDLSIIILAPYISPHIKSLFIPYLSKENIATEKELQHINILHDIIMVGYPDGISDEINNMPIFRKGITATNPSIDYNGRHEFLIDASCFPGSSGSPVMSYENGMVKDADGNFTINYGTKLIGIQSKTFLHNSNGKIVPIEIPTQVIPGVITSIPNNLGIVVKASCILDFESLLPPH
- a CDS encoding restriction endonuclease, with the protein product MQLPLFSDEELPQGYWFVRTEGGKYYREFKENGYIAINWNDFVDLDEITDLTLRQLKDKVKDHYEGEKRPGVAAAQMQTFVGTMRKNDIVLIPNARSREISFGIVKSDAYIQSKDDIQEGKCPFRKRRNIKWIKTVDRANLDPYLYSLINTHHSISSASKCSNFINRTLFDFYGNDEETHLIFNVTTHEPIKNSELRVLMNSIYGVAEIFNNAHPELSVDMDDVIFKASVNSPGPIEWVGKKKNMVFVLVLLHFFVGGTLDVGPVHWETKGVIGYAMDAYKEYNDNHLKEMELTKKVLEEKLPVPKQGIQELQASNKDL
- a CDS encoding Ada metal-binding domain-containing protein codes for the protein MFKKIALATLAAVCVSIATPALASDYLGNPKSMKFHYSSCSTIKHPERFVEFSTRDDAIAAGYVPCKRCNP